The following proteins are co-located in the Enoplosus armatus isolate fEnoArm2 chromosome 10, fEnoArm2.hap1, whole genome shotgun sequence genome:
- the tex11 gene encoding testis-expressed protein 11 → MDQFVSTVKCLTENLLQKQPEDYDEVIEKLFSEVSGLEDFPKILDPQLEECAIQLWNWAVTKNVGTSISKNQKAKVRHVACSLLYCCEPDNPTEGVIRKQILMASKTGRTWLDCKNPQMADNFLRLAVKSLETLYSQLTSRGHGAADITSSKGDVEKDLLRILSSQAESAISQGNNHEAVAYMQRCKDMLLRLPKDTVYLCLMCYNFGVDTYNLRKFEDSAFWLSQSYDIGRMNMKYAPESEVQARVLRLLATVYLEWDCQRFQEKALNAVSLANKEFVSPSGLYLKIRILLRCGASDDHIRAGLNEMLEAEVSLEVCLSSVKLLMSEDREVLAFEYLKRVCQHFESSPDLGTALVLHIELLLQRGKELLGKQKIEDIITGHYTGKQLTPQALTSLHVMLWDKASKHFEARNYSEALQWYNYSLSFFKAGQMEPNSAKLQRNRASCFLQLKQLEKAKEAIKEAERCDPDSIFTQFSVYKIAVQENNVGKAAEAVNAIALLSKSPVASEDRLLVSENAASNLLSLAAQIALENEQQETAMKALESLCENSQDEAQVLTALRCLVRLVLSTIEKSSDETGNVNMDVLLPYLKMALQKVSHQSRMTVEQRTEEANWFRKIAWNSALQCESSPDRMRDFFVLSYQLSQLCPPDRTLLMGQKTCLLMAAAASLELCRKSLLSAQSEELTQALEHIQICWEVWKTLRASGNLPMDPTDTLLLLYEFEARAKLNDPKVETVLESALELENVETKVLETIAALAMEPPAHFPLLCKKALRVALSLHKKQPQADLARCSKCVHSLIKLSLPSGVSEVEAHVLKEVWDYYEEALSIIAAAPDDFPEMETLWLLTRAWNTGILLYSLAQYPAAEKWCGLAMSFVRHLGSLQESYETQMSGLYSEILDRLDKAKKNLIMEE, encoded by the exons ATGGACCAGTTTGTTTCAACTGTGAAAT GTCTCACAGAGAATCTGCTGCAGAAACAGCCGGAAGATTATGATGAGGTGATAGAGAAACTCTTCTCTGAAGTCTCTGGCCTGGAGGATTTCCCCAAAATACTAGATCCACAG CTTGAGGAGTGTGCCATCCAGCTGTGGAACTGGGCAGTGACTAAGAATGTGGGCACCAGTATAAGTAAAAATCAGAAAGCCAAAG TGCGTCATGTCGCGTGCAGTCTGCTGTACTGCTGTGAGCCTGATAATCCAACAGAGGGCGTCATCCGCAAGCAAATCCTG ATGGCCAGCAAAACAGGGAGAACCTGGCTGGACTGCAAAAATCCCCAGATGGCAGATAACTTCTTAAGGCTTGCTGTcaag AGCCTGGAAACCCTCTATAGCCAACTAACGTCCAGAGGTCACGGAGCTGCTGACATCACTTCATCCAAGGGGGATGTAGAGAAGGATCTGCTTCGAATTCTCTCATCCCAAGCAGAATCG GCCATAAGTCAAGGGAATAACCATGAAGCCGTGGCCTACATGCAGCGCTGTAAAGACATGCTGCTTCGGCTACCAAAAGAT ACTGTGTACCTCTGCCTCATGTGCTACAACTTTGGAGTAGACACTTACAATCTGAGAAAGTTTGAGGACAGTGCATTCTGGTTGAG ccAAAGCTATGACATTGGGagaatgaatatgaaatacGCCCCTGAATCTGAAGTCCAG GCCAGGGTTTTGAGGCTCCTTGCTACTGTTTATTTAGAGTGGGACTGTCAGAGGTTTCAGGAGAAGGCCCTTAATGCTGTCAGCTTAGCCAACAAG GAATTTGTGAGCCCCTCTGGGTTGTACTTAAAGATAAGAATACTCCTGAGATGTGGGGCCTCAGACGATCATATCAGAGCAG GACTTAATGAGATGCTGGAAGCTGAAGTTTCTCTTGAAGTGTGTCTGAGCTCAGTGAAACTACTCATGTCTGAAGACAG AGAAGTGTTGGCATTTGAGTATTTGAAACGTGTGTGTCAGCACTTCGAGTCGTCCCCTGACCTGGGAACTGCTCTTGTCTTGCACATTGAGCTACTGCTGCAGAGAGGCAAGGAGCTGTTGGGCAAACAGAAGATAGAGGATATCATCACTG GCCACTATACAGGAAAACAGCTGACTCCACAGGCCCTCACAAGTCTACATGTCATGCTGTGGGATAAAGCGTCCAAACACTTTGAG GCCAGGAACTATTCTGAGGCTCTTCAGTGGTATAACTACTCCCTGAGTTTCTTCAAGGCAGGTCAGATGGAGCCCAACTCAGCCAAACTGCAGAGGAACAgagcttcctgtttcctgcaaCTTAAGCAACTGGAAAAG GCCAAAGAAGCAAttaaagaagcagagagatgtGATCCTGACAGCATTTTCACTCAGTTCAGTGTTTACAAGATTGCAGTGCAGGAGAACAATGTGGGGAAAG CTGCAGAGGCAGTGAATGCGATAGCACTTCTATCCAAGAGTCCTGTGGCCAGTGAGGACAGACTGTTGGTATCTGAGAATGCTGCTTCCAATCTCCTCAGTCTGGCCGCTCAGATTGCTTTGGAG AAtgaacagcaggaaacagccATGAAGGCACTGGAAAGTTTGTGTGAAAACTCCCAAGATGAAGCTCAGGTTCTGACTGCTCTCAG GTGTTTGGTTCGACTTGTGCTCTCCACAATAGAAAAATCGAGTGACGAGACAGG GAATGTGAATATGGATGTCTTGCTGCCATATCTAAAAATGG ctctgcagaaagTTTCACACCAGTCTCGCATGACTGTTGAGCAACGCACAGAGGAAGCTAACTGGTTCAGGAAGATTG CCTGGAACTCGGCTCTGCAGTGCGAGAGCAGCCCTGACAGAATGAGGGATTTCTTTGTGCTCTCTTACCAG CTCTCCCAGCTGTGCCCTCCTGATCGCACACTGCTCATGGGCCAGAAGACATGTCTGttaatggctgctgctgcctctttgGAGCTCTGCAGGaagtctctcctctctgcccag AGTGAGGAGCTCACTCAGGCTCTGGAGCACATTCAGATCTGTTGGGAGGTCTGGAAAACCCTGAGAGCATCAG GAAACTTGCCAATGGACCcaacagacacactgctgctgctgtatgaaTTTGAAGCTCGTGCGAAGCTGAATGACCCCAAGGTTGAGACAGTACTGGAGTCTGCCTTGGAGCTTGAAAATGTTGAAACCAAGGTGCTAGAAACCattgcag CCTTAGCCATGGAGCCTCCAGCCCACTTCCCTCTGCTGTGTAAGAAGGCCTTGAGggttgctctctctctgcacaaGAAACAACCACAGGCTGACCTGGCCCGCTGCAG CAAGTGCGTTCACAGCCTGATCAAGCTGTCCCTCCCGAGCGGCGTGTCAGAGGTGGAGGCCCATGTGCTCAAGGAGGTGTGGGACTACTACGAGGAGGCCCTGTCCATCATTGCAGCCGCA CCAGACGACTTCCCAGAGATGGAGACCCTGTGGTTGCTGACTCGGGCTTGGAACACGGGGATATTGCTGTACAGCCTGGCTCAGTACCCCGCGGCTGAGAAGTGGTGTGGCCTCGCCATGAGCTTCGTCCGCCACCTGGGATCCCTGCAGGAGAGCTACGAGACACAG ATGTCTGGTCTCTACAGTGAAATCCTGGACAGGTTGGACAAAGCCAAGAAGAACCTCATCATGGAAGAATAA